From one Acidobacteriota bacterium genomic stretch:
- a CDS encoding fused MFS/spermidine synthase, with the protein MLYLLILACFLVSGITGLIYQVLWTRMIVGIIGSSPFSVTIVLAVFMAGLGLGSAVAGKTVDRVARPEKLIRVYGLLELGIGLYCLLLPLLLLLFKPLYAWIYNRLFDHFLLYNLLTFAGCALVLILPATFMGATLPVLSRFFVNTLSRVGTHVGRLYGLNTIGSAAGSLLCGFWLINLVGVRGVLAVAVLLNAGIGLLCLLVSRRRTGWIAPQETEEGTGPRAPRPRKPAPPAGEVVPVGVVLAVFAVTGFCAMAYEVIWTRLLGLLVGPTTYSFTVVLVTFITGLALGSFFFGWLGDRVKLPAVLLVLTQMAAALTALLASQVIGDSQIFFAKLIHLHQDSFGSLYLMKGIVLFGFMFLTTFSLGAAFPLVGKIYTRSLAATGRSIGYAYAVNSIGAVLGSAVAGFVLIPFLGKENGLRLVIGLQLAAALGAWLVIAAARRSTFPRRFALALPALLGFGLMAAFPSWDHVMLSMGKYHRFDRPELRDIGWLESLLAWEKHFPDLKSEKLLFYGDGIGGFTTVLESTGLLGDVNYNLCNSGKPDASSTRDMDTQTLLAHFPLLYHPAPDDVLVIGLGSGITAGEILHYPVKRLDVVEINEQVVEASGFFTPWNNRVLEDPRTRLIVQDGRAHLELASRKYDLVTSEPSNPWMSGIAALYTRDFFELVASRLKPGGMFVQWIPAYQMDWEAFSMIGRTFASAFPRSLLVSTNPARPSSFLFVGIRGEGGLDARTAEANLAYAARSGNIRLADGRILQNLIVSDSLPSLFAKGPIHTDNHPLLEYHAPRAMHVMDDTIIRRIGSAAGYGVSEGLAAAIRENQDDVERQVAYAEYFLNFRGVDSSALQYRVNLAAATPAERERHAANVERFCRLNLVTEFRALTDPAIRERCYAAQEEAVTARLGQAADKAPLYSHLGAISLENRRPEKAIDYFSREAGLHPRDKAARNNLGTAYASAGRHAEAAREYLRALEIDPGYVQAHVNLGLSLASQGRSRLGEAIVHFRAALELDPENADTHNHLGTALMAGGDVNPAIVHFSRALEIRPGFPPAENNLRRALALRK; encoded by the coding sequence ATGCTTTACCTGCTGATTCTCGCCTGCTTTCTGGTCTCGGGGATTACGGGCCTGATCTACCAGGTCCTCTGGACCCGTATGATCGTCGGCATCATCGGGAGCTCCCCCTTTTCGGTCACCATCGTGCTGGCCGTCTTCATGGCGGGGCTCGGGCTGGGGAGCGCCGTTGCGGGGAAGACGGTGGACCGCGTCGCCCGGCCGGAAAAACTGATCCGGGTCTACGGCCTGCTCGAACTGGGGATCGGGCTCTACTGCCTCCTCCTCCCCCTGCTGCTCCTCCTCTTCAAGCCCCTGTACGCCTGGATCTACAACCGGCTATTCGACCATTTCCTCCTGTATAACCTCCTGACCTTCGCCGGGTGCGCCCTCGTCCTCATCCTCCCGGCCACCTTCATGGGGGCCACCCTCCCGGTGCTCAGCCGGTTTTTCGTCAACACGCTTTCCCGGGTGGGGACGCACGTGGGGCGGCTGTACGGGCTGAACACCATCGGTTCGGCCGCCGGGTCGCTGCTGTGCGGTTTCTGGCTGATCAACCTCGTCGGGGTGCGAGGGGTTCTCGCCGTCGCCGTCCTTCTCAACGCCGGCATCGGTCTCCTATGCCTCCTGGTCAGCCGGCGCCGGACGGGCTGGATCGCGCCGCAGGAGACGGAGGAAGGGACCGGGCCGCGGGCGCCCAGGCCCCGCAAGCCCGCTCCCCCCGCCGGGGAGGTGGTGCCCGTCGGAGTCGTGCTCGCGGTGTTCGCCGTCACCGGGTTCTGCGCCATGGCCTACGAGGTGATCTGGACCAGGCTCCTGGGGCTGCTGGTCGGGCCGACCACCTACTCCTTCACCGTCGTCCTGGTCACCTTCATCACCGGGCTGGCGCTCGGGAGCTTTTTCTTCGGGTGGCTGGGGGACCGGGTCAAACTCCCGGCCGTGCTCCTGGTCCTGACCCAGATGGCCGCCGCCCTCACGGCGCTCCTGGCGAGCCAGGTCATCGGCGACAGCCAGATCTTCTTCGCCAAGCTGATCCATCTCCATCAGGACAGCTTCGGTTCGCTCTACCTCATGAAGGGGATCGTCCTCTTCGGGTTCATGTTCCTGACCACCTTCTCGCTCGGCGCCGCGTTCCCCCTGGTGGGGAAGATCTACACCCGGTCGCTCGCGGCCACCGGCCGCTCCATCGGCTACGCCTATGCCGTCAATTCCATCGGTGCGGTCCTGGGCTCCGCCGTGGCGGGTTTCGTCCTGATCCCCTTCCTCGGCAAGGAAAACGGCCTCCGCCTGGTTATCGGCCTCCAGCTCGCCGCCGCGCTCGGGGCGTGGCTCGTCATCGCCGCCGCTCGGCGGAGCACCTTCCCCCGCCGCTTCGCCCTGGCCCTCCCCGCGCTCCTGGGGTTCGGGCTGATGGCGGCGTTCCCCAGCTGGGACCACGTCATGCTCTCCATGGGGAAGTACCACCGTTTCGACCGGCCCGAGCTTCGTGACATCGGGTGGCTCGAGTCGCTCCTGGCCTGGGAGAAGCATTTCCCCGACCTGAAATCGGAAAAGCTCCTCTTTTACGGGGACGGCATCGGCGGGTTCACCACCGTGCTCGAATCGACCGGACTGCTGGGGGACGTCAACTACAACCTGTGCAACAGCGGCAAGCCGGACGCCTCCTCCACGCGGGACATGGACACGCAGACGCTCCTGGCCCATTTCCCCCTCCTGTACCACCCCGCCCCCGACGACGTACTGGTCATCGGCCTCGGGAGCGGGATAACGGCGGGCGAAATCCTTCACTACCCGGTCAAACGGCTGGACGTCGTCGAAATCAACGAGCAGGTGGTGGAGGCGAGCGGTTTCTTCACCCCCTGGAACAACCGGGTGCTGGAGGACCCGCGCACCCGGCTGATCGTGCAGGACGGGAGGGCGCACCTGGAACTGGCCAGCCGGAAGTACGACCTCGTCACCAGCGAACCGTCCAACCCCTGGATGTCGGGGATCGCCGCCCTGTACACCCGGGACTTCTTCGAACTGGTGGCCTCCCGGCTGAAACCGGGGGGGATGTTCGTCCAGTGGATCCCGGCCTACCAGATGGACTGGGAGGCCTTTTCCATGATCGGGCGGACCTTCGCCTCCGCCTTTCCCCGGAGCCTGCTGGTGTCGACCAACCCGGCCCGCCCCTCGAGCTTCCTCTTCGTGGGGATCCGGGGGGAGGGGGGGCTGGACGCCCGGACGGCGGAGGCGAACCTGGCCTATGCGGCCCGATCGGGCAATATCCGCCTTGCGGACGGCCGGATCCTCCAGAACCTGATCGTCAGCGACAGCCTCCCCTCGCTCTTCGCCAAGGGGCCGATTCACACCGACAACCACCCGCTGCTCGAGTACCACGCCCCCCGGGCGATGCACGTCATGGACGACACGATCATCCGGCGGATCGGCTCCGCCGCCGGGTACGGCGTCAGCGAAGGGCTGGCGGCCGCCATCCGGGAGAACCAGGACGACGTGGAGCGGCAGGTGGCCTACGCGGAATATTTCCTGAACTTCCGCGGAGTCGACAGCTCGGCCCTGCAGTACCGGGTGAACCTCGCCGCGGCGACGCCGGCGGAGAGGGAGCGGCATGCGGCCAACGTCGAGCGGTTCTGCCGGCTGAACCTGGTCACCGAGTTCCGGGCGCTGACCGATCCCGCCATCCGCGAGCGGTGCTACGCGGCCCAGGAGGAGGCGGTCACGGCGCGTCTCGGGCAGGCGGCGGACAAGGCCCCGCTCTACTCCCACCTGGGGGCGATCAGCCTCGAGAACCGGAGGCCGGAGAAGGCGATCGACTATTTTTCGCGCGAAGCCGGGCTCCATCCCCGGGACAAGGCCGCCCGGAACAACCTCGGGACGGCCTACGCTTCGGCCGGCCGGCACGCGGAGGCGGCCCGGGAGTACCTCCGCGCCCTCGAGATCGACCCCGGCTACGTCCAGGCCCACGTCAACCTCGGCCTCTCCCTGGCGTCCCAGGGGCGGTCGCGGCTCGGAGAGGCCATCGTCCATTTCCGGGCGGCCCTGGAACTCGACCCCGAGAACGCCGATACCCACAACCATCTGGGCACGGCGCTGATGGCCGGGGGGGACGTCAACCCGGCCATCGTCCATTTTTCGCGGGCGCTGGAGATCCGCCCCGGCTTCCCGCCGGCGGAGAACAACCTGCGGCGGGCGCTGGCGCTCCGGAAATAA
- a CDS encoding 6-phosphofructokinase: MNNIHRIGIMTSGGDCPGLNAVIRAVAKAALGSHHLEVMGIEDGFLGLIQNRMRMLDNESVSNILTLGGTILGTNNKVSPRNYAVKINDRIENRDVTDRCLEHIAHNHLDALVVIGGDGSMAIASDFIRLGINCIGVPKTIDNDLYGTDVTFGFATAVSVATDALDRVHTTAASHHRVMIVEVMGRNSGWIALHSGIASGSDVILIPEIPFDVKIICDYVTYRARHGKRFSIICVSEGAIPVGGKQVVDRVDPTSPDPIRLGGIGQVLAEQVEGATGIETRTVKLGHVQRGGSPVPADRVLATEFGYKAIEILCAGERSRLVVMKGRTVTHIPLEEAEGKQRLVPVDHPLILAGRNVGTCFGD, from the coding sequence ATGAACAACATCCATCGCATCGGGATCATGACCTCGGGGGGGGACTGCCCCGGACTCAACGCCGTCATCCGGGCGGTCGCCAAGGCCGCCCTCGGATCGCACCACCTGGAGGTCATGGGGATAGAGGACGGGTTCCTGGGGCTGATCCAGAACCGCATGCGGATGCTGGACAACGAATCGGTCAGCAACATCCTGACGCTCGGGGGGACCATCCTCGGGACCAACAACAAGGTGTCGCCCCGCAACTACGCTGTGAAGATCAACGACAGGATCGAAAACCGGGACGTCACCGACCGGTGCCTCGAGCATATCGCGCACAACCACCTGGACGCGCTGGTCGTGATCGGCGGCGACGGGTCGATGGCGATCGCGTCCGATTTCATCCGCCTCGGGATCAACTGCATCGGCGTCCCCAAGACCATCGACAACGACCTTTACGGGACGGATGTCACCTTCGGGTTCGCCACCGCCGTCAGCGTGGCCACCGACGCGCTGGACCGGGTCCACACCACGGCGGCCAGCCACCACCGAGTCATGATCGTGGAGGTCATGGGGCGCAACTCGGGCTGGATCGCGCTCCATTCCGGCATCGCCAGCGGGTCGGACGTGATCCTGATCCCGGAGATCCCGTTCGACGTCAAGATCATCTGCGATTACGTGACCTACCGGGCCCGGCACGGCAAGCGCTTCAGCATCATCTGCGTCTCCGAGGGCGCCATCCCCGTCGGGGGGAAGCAGGTGGTCGACCGGGTGGACCCCACGAGCCCCGATCCGATCCGCCTCGGCGGCATCGGCCAGGTCCTGGCCGAGCAGGTCGAGGGGGCGACCGGGATCGAGACCCGGACGGTCAAGCTCGGTCACGTGCAGCGGGGGGGGAGCCCGGTGCCGGCCGACCGCGTCCTGGCCACCGAATTCGGCTACAAGGCGATCGAGATCCTCTGCGCGGGGGAACGCTCGCGCCTGGTCGTAATGAAGGGGCGGACGGTGACCCACATCCCGCTCGAGGAAGCGGAAGGGAAGCAGCGGCTGGTCCCGGTGGACCACCCCCTCATCCTCGCCGGCCGCAACGTGGGGACCTGCTTCGGAGATTAG
- a CDS encoding transglycosylase SLT domain-containing protein, with product MPLRLRFGKGPGPRGRPWARKGVLLLLLPAACGFALLALSTSGIGLAATRLQALGAAFAGLRAMAVHDPRLHRRVFAAHSDRLLRGMDEADRDLLARALSDRNRAYDRARWRYGLTPVELGVVIDGVEHRFLSDEILFNRYRRGHMSLFDSASFGNGREFLPWEVFRSVQYDQLPRPLRQLILQIQIDRYRRYLEPSLWPGIGVREWRTVPDPVLKIAAYRMVRHWTGVYAPEGMRREEAARILASIGRVESQFDLDKMVHRDPATGRADLGFLQISEPLRRRLRGLPEFRDCSDSDFLKPWVSIRAGAYSFFSIFLEGAGGDVLEAIGHYNAGRYGPRERAEKYLEAVAGQFQRAFVSRRYSPTLRFILTTAHGDYFRGVEEDRLYPVRGAPSASKGKR from the coding sequence ATGCCCCTGCGTCTGCGGTTCGGGAAAGGGCCCGGTCCTCGGGGTAGACCGTGGGCCCGGAAGGGCGTCCTTCTCCTCCTCCTGCCGGCCGCCTGCGGCTTCGCCCTTCTCGCTCTTTCCACGTCGGGAATCGGGCTCGCGGCGACCCGGCTCCAGGCCCTGGGCGCCGCGTTCGCCGGTTTGCGGGCCATGGCCGTTCACGATCCGCGGTTGCATCGGAGGGTCTTCGCCGCGCACTCGGACCGTCTCCTGCGGGGGATGGACGAGGCGGACCGGGATCTGCTGGCCAGGGCCCTGTCGGACCGAAACCGCGCCTACGACCGCGCCCGGTGGCGTTACGGCCTGACGCCGGTGGAACTCGGGGTCGTCATCGACGGAGTGGAGCACCGGTTCCTGAGCGACGAGATCCTTTTCAACCGTTACCGCCGCGGCCACATGAGCCTTTTCGATTCAGCGTCGTTCGGGAACGGGCGGGAATTCCTGCCGTGGGAGGTGTTCCGCTCCGTCCAATACGACCAGCTCCCGCGGCCGCTCCGACAGCTGATCCTCCAGATCCAGATCGATCGATACCGCAGATACCTCGAGCCGTCGCTGTGGCCCGGGATCGGGGTCCGGGAGTGGCGCACGGTGCCCGACCCGGTCCTCAAGATCGCGGCCTACCGCATGGTGCGCCACTGGACCGGGGTGTACGCGCCCGAGGGGATGCGGCGGGAGGAGGCCGCGCGGATCCTGGCCTCCATCGGAAGGGTCGAGAGCCAGTTCGACCTGGACAAGATGGTGCATCGGGACCCCGCCACCGGGAGGGCGGACCTGGGTTTTCTCCAGATATCGGAGCCGTTGAGGAGGAGGCTGCGCGGGCTTCCGGAGTTCAGGGACTGCAGCGACAGCGACTTCCTGAAACCGTGGGTTTCGATCCGCGCGGGGGCCTACAGCTTCTTTTCCATTTTCCTCGAGGGGGCCGGCGGGGACGTGCTCGAGGCGATCGGCCATTACAATGCGGGCCGCTACGGCCCCCGGGAGCGGGCGGAGAAATACCTCGAAGCGGTGGCGGGGCAGTTCCAGCGGGCTTTCGTCAGCCGGAGATATTCCCCCACCCTGCGCTTCATCCTGACGACGGCGCACGGCGATTATTTCCGCGGGGTCGAAGAGGACCGTCTCTACCCCGTCCGCGGGGCTCCGTCCGCCTCGAAGGGGAAGCGGTAG
- a CDS encoding Ldh family oxidoreductase codes for MIRWPSPAGGRVGEDGAKETVLSPKTWIPFDVLEAFMVDVFRGIGVPDADARVCAEVLITADKRGIDSHGVGRLKPIYYDRIVKTRVQRPVTQLEVVRDCKATAVVDGHHGMGMVIARRSMEMAIEKARVHGLGMVAARNSTHYGYAAHYALMAVAAGMIGVTGTNARPSIAPTHGVENLLGTNPLVFGFPTDDPFPFTNDYATSVIQRGKVEQYAREGKQCPEGLVVDLEGNTETDPGKILEDLLQGKCAFTPIGGLGEETGGYKGYGFATAVEILSAALQQGAFLRQLGGVDAQGRPAPHALGHFFIAIDIECFTDLASFRKTAGDILRTLRGSRKSPGRDRIYTCGEKEYLAWLEREKTGVPVDPVVQGELCAMRDELGLPYRFPFEADGAPRTG; via the coding sequence ATGATAAGATGGCCTTCCCCGGCCGGCGGACGCGTCGGTGAAGACGGGGCAAAGGAGACCGTTTTGAGCCCGAAAACCTGGATTCCGTTCGATGTGCTGGAAGCCTTCATGGTCGACGTCTTCAGGGGGATCGGCGTCCCCGACGCCGACGCCCGGGTCTGCGCGGAAGTCCTGATCACGGCCGACAAGCGCGGGATCGACTCCCACGGCGTCGGCCGGCTGAAGCCCATCTACTACGACCGCATCGTCAAGACCCGCGTTCAGCGCCCGGTGACGCAGCTGGAGGTGGTGCGCGACTGCAAGGCCACGGCCGTCGTGGACGGGCACCACGGGATGGGCATGGTCATCGCCCGCCGCTCGATGGAAATGGCGATCGAAAAGGCCCGCGTTCACGGCCTGGGGATGGTGGCCGCCCGCAATTCCACCCACTACGGCTACGCGGCCCATTACGCGCTGATGGCCGTCGCGGCCGGGATGATCGGGGTGACCGGGACCAACGCGCGCCCCTCGATCGCGCCCACCCATGGGGTGGAGAACCTCCTGGGCACCAACCCGCTGGTGTTCGGCTTCCCCACCGACGATCCCTTCCCCTTCACCAACGATTACGCCACCAGCGTCATCCAGCGGGGGAAGGTCGAACAGTACGCGCGCGAGGGGAAACAGTGCCCGGAGGGGCTGGTCGTCGACCTGGAGGGGAACACCGAGACCGACCCCGGGAAGATCCTCGAGGACCTGCTCCAGGGGAAATGCGCCTTCACCCCCATAGGGGGCCTGGGCGAAGAGACCGGCGGCTACAAGGGGTACGGGTTCGCCACCGCGGTCGAGATCCTTTCGGCCGCCCTGCAGCAGGGGGCTTTCCTCCGTCAGCTCGGCGGGGTGGACGCCCAGGGGCGCCCCGCCCCCCACGCGCTGGGACACTTCTTCATCGCCATCGACATCGAGTGTTTCACCGACCTCGCGTCCTTCAGGAAGACGGCGGGCGACATCCTGCGCACGCTGCGCGGTTCGCGCAAGAGCCCCGGCCGGGACCGCATCTACACCTGCGGGGAAAAAGAATACCTCGCCTGGCTCGAGCGGGAGAAAACAGGGGTCCCGGTCGACCCCGTCGTCCAGGGCGAGCTGTGCGCCATGCGCGACGAGCTGGGCCTCCCCTACCGCTTCCCCTTCGAGGCGGACGGAGCCCCGCGGACGGGGTAG
- a CDS encoding AAA family ATPase, translated as MYLKYFDLEEPPFSLTPDPQYLFMSGRHREGLAHLLYGVQQPGGFVQLTGEIGSGKTTLCRCLIRQLPPDTDIALILNPRLTVTELLAAVCDELRVPYPEKTASVKVLVDALNGRLLESHALRRRTVLIIDEAQNLDGDVLEQVRLLTNLETAREKLLQIILIGQPELLRILGSRRLRQLSQRITARYHLEPLSRRETYAYVRHRLLVAGRREPLFTRWALRSVYARSRGVPRVINIICDRALLGAYARDRRKIGAGIVRRASRETRGQVPLRARLRPALAAGIVLALLLGAAGAWLFGPAARSRNGGQAPAAVRTTPGPTVPPAAEARSPVPAGGGAAVSLEAALAGAGNTDAASFTALYRLWGAEIPVASPDSGCREGGREGFECLFLNGDWPKLRRYNLPVILELVMPGGGRHRVTLVQLAEGSALLDIGGRRRKVPLDEIDRLWDGAFILPWKPPFPVRILSAGMRGEDVGWIRSTLDRLEGGAPSPGDPLLFDGDLEQRITAFQKRKGLIPDGMAGSETLARLLLDLDRGPALRR; from the coding sequence ATGTATCTCAAATACTTTGATCTGGAGGAACCCCCGTTTTCCCTGACCCCGGACCCGCAGTATCTCTTCATGAGCGGGCGGCACCGGGAAGGGCTCGCCCACCTCCTCTACGGGGTGCAGCAGCCGGGAGGTTTCGTGCAGCTGACGGGGGAGATCGGATCGGGGAAGACCACCCTCTGCCGCTGCCTGATCCGGCAGCTCCCCCCCGACACCGACATCGCCCTGATCCTCAACCCGCGCCTCACGGTGACGGAACTGCTCGCCGCGGTATGCGACGAGCTCCGGGTTCCCTACCCGGAGAAGACGGCGAGCGTCAAGGTCCTCGTCGACGCCTTGAACGGGCGGCTGCTGGAGTCTCACGCCCTCAGGCGCCGGACGGTCCTCATCATCGACGAGGCGCAGAACCTCGACGGCGACGTGCTCGAGCAGGTCCGGCTGTTGACCAACCTGGAGACGGCCCGCGAGAAGCTCCTCCAGATCATCCTGATCGGGCAGCCGGAGCTCCTCCGTATCCTCGGGAGCCGCCGGCTGCGTCAGCTGTCGCAGCGGATCACGGCCCGCTACCACCTCGAGCCCCTGTCGCGCAGGGAGACCTATGCCTACGTCCGGCACCGGCTCCTGGTCGCCGGGAGGAGGGAGCCGCTCTTCACCCGGTGGGCGCTCCGGAGCGTGTATGCCCGCAGCCGGGGGGTGCCGCGCGTCATCAACATCATCTGCGACCGGGCCCTGCTCGGGGCCTATGCCCGGGACCGGAGGAAAATCGGCGCCGGCATCGTGCGCCGGGCCAGCAGGGAGACCCGGGGGCAGGTCCCGCTCCGCGCCAGGCTGAGGCCCGCCCTGGCGGCCGGGATCGTGCTCGCCCTCCTCCTCGGCGCCGCCGGGGCATGGCTGTTCGGCCCCGCGGCCCGCTCACGCAACGGGGGCCAGGCCCCCGCCGCGGTCCGGACAACACCGGGCCCGACCGTCCCGCCGGCGGCGGAAGCCCGGTCCCCCGTCCCCGCCGGGGGGGGGGCGGCCGTGTCGCTGGAAGCCGCACTTGCCGGCGCCGGCAATACCGACGCCGCGAGCTTCACCGCCCTGTACCGGCTCTGGGGCGCGGAGATCCCGGTCGCGTCCCCCGATTCGGGGTGCCGGGAGGGAGGCCGAGAGGGGTTCGAATGCCTCTTTCTGAACGGCGACTGGCCGAAACTGCGCCGATACAACCTCCCGGTGATCCTGGAACTGGTGATGCCCGGGGGGGGGCGCCACCGGGTGACGCTGGTGCAGCTGGCGGAAGGATCGGCCCTGCTCGACATCGGGGGGCGCCGGCGAAAGGTTCCGCTCGATGAGATCGACCGGTTGTGGGACGGGGCCTTCATCCTCCCCTGGAAGCCCCCGTTCCCCGTGCGCATCCTTTCGGCCGGGATGCGGGGGGAGGACGTGGGGTGGATCCGGAGCACGCTCGACCGGCTGGAAGGAGGCGCTCCCTCCCCGGGGGACCCGCTTCTGTTTGACGGGGACCTCGAGCAACGCATCACCGCCTTTCAAAAAAGAAAAGGGTTGATCCCGGACGGGATGGCCGGCTCGGAGACCCTGGCCCGCCTTCTCCTGGATCTCGACCGGGGGCCCGCGCTGAGGCGATAG
- a CDS encoding general secretion pathway protein GspB, whose protein sequence is MSYILDALKKAERERGLARVPDLGSVHAEPRAPRRGRWVVSAVALALLALLLWAFYPGADRDLPPRAEAPEGKPVAAVPVAAEAPAGYLPAAGGGEEPAPRRATPAAAALPSPVPRRADPPAPGPPLAQNPPAPASAANRAPPAATVPDVPLRDAVAGMTLSVHMYSERPEDRMVFINGRRYVEGELVERRYLLESITPDGAVLRLGGERETVRPGN, encoded by the coding sequence ATGTCGTACATACTGGATGCGTTGAAAAAGGCGGAACGGGAGCGGGGGCTGGCGCGGGTGCCGGATCTCGGTTCCGTTCACGCCGAGCCCCGCGCGCCGCGCCGCGGCAGGTGGGTCGTGAGTGCGGTCGCCCTGGCCCTGCTGGCCCTCCTCCTCTGGGCTTTCTATCCCGGGGCGGACCGGGACCTGCCGCCCCGGGCGGAAGCGCCCGAGGGGAAACCTGTCGCCGCCGTACCGGTTGCGGCGGAGGCGCCTGCCGGGTATCTTCCGGCCGCCGGAGGCGGGGAGGAACCGGCGCCGCGGCGGGCGACACCCGCCGCCGCGGCGCTCCCCTCCCCCGTACCCCGGCGGGCCGATCCCCCGGCGCCCGGGCCGCCCCTGGCACAGAATCCGCCGGCGCCGGCCTCCGCCGCCAATCGTGCCCCGCCCGCCGCGACCGTCCCCGACGTTCCCCTTCGCGACGCGGTGGCGGGGATGACCCTGAGCGTTCATATGTACAGCGAGCGACCGGAGGACCGCATGGTCTTCATCAACGGCAGACGCTACGTCGAGGGGGAGCTGGTCGAAAGGAGATACCTGCTCGAAAGCATCACGCCCGATGGGGCGGTGCTGCGCCTGGGCGGGGAAAGGGAGACCGTGCGCCCGGGGAACTGA